One Rhododendron vialii isolate Sample 1 chromosome 2a, ASM3025357v1 genomic region harbors:
- the LOC131316329 gene encoding small acidic protein 1-like — protein MKPSPVDYFAETEDHGSSMAMDVDDSEALEMFGEGPISFDNKIADADFYNSFEDDFDDTDIN, from the coding sequence atgaAGCCGTCGCCGGTGGACTACTTCGCAGAGACGGAGGACCATGGATCGTCGATGGCCATGGACGTTGACGACAGCGAAGCCCTAGAAATGTTCGGAGAAGGCCCGATTTCCTTCGACAACAAAATCGCCGACGCCGACTTCTATAACTCCTTCGAAGACGACTTCGACGACACCGATATCAACTGA